A window of Corallococcus macrosporus DSM 14697 contains these coding sequences:
- a CDS encoding ExeA family protein codes for MTTYLDFFELTQEPFSNAPVSRFYYNSAQHSQALTRLMHAVSYMKGLSILVGDIGAGKTTLARRMLDSLPESEYEAALLVIIHSGITANWLLRRIALQLGVENPAQEKLALLSQLYQRLLQIYESGKKAVVLIDEAQMLETRELMEEFRGLLNLEVPERKLISFVFFGLPEIEKNLKLDPPLAQRVAMRYRLEPFTAESTEAYVKHRLRLAGCPRMPFSPEALLAVHQHSSGSPRVINTLCDNALFEAFLAREETVSAELVHRIGKNLGLLGVNTAAGQAAERPGAPASSLPRTAGSKVDLAEIDRYLEGLGKL; via the coding sequence ATGACTACGTACCTGGACTTCTTCGAGCTGACCCAGGAGCCCTTCTCCAACGCTCCCGTCAGCCGTTTCTATTACAACTCGGCGCAGCACTCGCAGGCGCTCACCCGGCTGATGCACGCGGTGAGCTACATGAAGGGCCTGTCCATCCTCGTCGGTGACATTGGCGCGGGGAAGACGACGCTGGCCCGCCGCATGCTCGACTCGCTTCCGGAGTCCGAGTACGAGGCCGCGCTGCTCGTCATCATCCACTCCGGCATCACCGCCAACTGGCTGCTGCGCCGCATCGCGCTCCAGCTGGGCGTGGAGAACCCGGCGCAGGAGAAGCTGGCGCTGCTGTCGCAGCTCTACCAGCGGCTGCTGCAAATCTACGAGTCCGGCAAGAAGGCCGTCGTCCTCATCGACGAGGCGCAGATGCTGGAGACGCGCGAGCTGATGGAGGAGTTCCGGGGGCTGCTCAACCTGGAAGTGCCGGAGCGCAAGCTCATCTCCTTCGTCTTCTTCGGCCTGCCGGAGATTGAGAAGAACCTGAAGCTGGACCCGCCGCTCGCGCAGCGCGTGGCCATGCGCTACCGGCTGGAGCCCTTCACCGCCGAGTCGACGGAGGCCTACGTCAAGCACCGCCTCCGGCTCGCGGGCTGCCCGCGCATGCCCTTCAGCCCGGAGGCGCTGCTGGCCGTGCACCAGCACTCGTCCGGCTCGCCCCGCGTCATCAACACCCTGTGTGACAACGCGCTCTTCGAGGCCTTCCTGGCGCGCGAAGAGACGGTGTCCGCGGAGCTGGTGCATCGCATCGGGAAGAACCTGGGGCTGCTGGGGGTGAACACGGCCGCAGGGCAGGCAGCCGAGCGGCCGGGCGCTCCCGCTTCGTCGCTCCCCAGGACGGCGGGCAGCAAGGTGGACCTCGCGGAGATCGACCGCTACCTCGAGGGGTTGGGTAAGCTGTAG